Genomic segment of Rhodococcus rhodochrous:
GTCGGTGCGCGGCCGAGGTTACATCTGTGAATCGAGTCCGTTAAACCCCTCGTCCCGTGTTGACGGTATCCCCTCGACTGAACGACCATCTCGTAGTACGAGATGTCATCTTGCAATGAACAGCAACGTGATTGGGAGCGCTCATGACTGCAATTCTGCCCGGGGTGGGTGCGGCCCCGGACGCCGACCGATTGGAGGTCGGCAATTCCCTCGTGGTCCAGGACTGGGAGGCCCTCACCTTCCGGGTCCACAGGCGCGCCTACCGGGACGAGGAGATCTTCGCGCGGGAGCGGGAGAAGATCTGGGGCCGGACCTGGCTGTACCTCGGTCACGAGAGCGAGATTCCCGAACCGGGAGACTTCAAGACCCGCAGCCTGGGTGGACGTCCCCTGATCTTCGTCCGTGACAGTCACGGTACCGTGCAGGCCTATCTGAATGCGTGTCCGCACCGTGGGACGATCCTCTGCCGGGAACCGGAAGGAAGAGCGAAGAACTTCCAATGCTTCTACCACGCCTGGACCTTCCGCAACTCCGGTGAACTCGCCGCGCTTCCGGACAAGGATGCCTATCCGCAGGACAGTGCATTCGTCGAATCGCTGTCGTTGAGGCGGGTTCCGCGTCTGGGTATCCACGAGGGCTTCGTCTTCGTCGCCTTCACCCAGGAGGTTCCCGACCTGCTCGACCATCTGGGCGCTGCAGCCGACTACATGTCGATGACAGCGTCCATCGGCCCGGAGGGCATGACGACACTGCCGGGCGTCCAGAAGTACAGCGTCAAGGGGAACTGGAAGCTCGCCGTCGAGAACGCCATGGATGGCTACCATTTCGCTCCGACGCACAACACCTTCGTCGGCTATCTCCGCGAAACGGGTTTCGCCGTCACCGATCACGACCAGCACGCTCACGATCTCGGTAACGGACACGGTCTGCTCGTCCTCACCGGCCACAACGGCCGGATCGGCATGGTCTGGGAACCCCGATTCGGAGATACGGAGAAGGAACGGATCGTCGGGAAGCGGGCGGAGATGGAAGCTCGCCTCGGAACGGAACGAGCCGCACAGGTCGCGGACGCGTCCAAGATCCTCTTCGTCTTCCCCAATCTGCTGCTCTTCGATCTGGAGGCATTGACCATCCGGCAACTCGAACCTGTGGGTCCAGGGCAGACCGACGTGCGGGCATGGCAGTTCGTCGAGATCGGGGAGCCCGACGAGGTGCGGGCGCTACGTCTGAAGACGATGGCCAGCTTCGTCGGCCCCGGTGGTCTCGCCACACCCGACGACATCGAGGCGTACGAGGCCGTCCAGCGCGGCATCGTCGCGACGGCGGACGTCTCCGCCTACGCCGAGTTCGGCGACAGTGATCTGGACTGGAGCGATATGTCGCGCGGTATGGCCGACGATCTCGAAGGCCCTTCGGGCCGCTCGGTCGACGAAGGCGCGATGCGCAGTTTCTGGCGCCACTGGAGCAGGCGCATCGGACCGGTCGCAAGCGTGGATGCCGGCAATGCGGAAGGAACCACGGCATGACTCTCATGGAAACGACTCCCGGAACTGCACAGTCATCCGACGCCGGCGCGCCTGTCGTATCGCGCGCCGAGGTGGAGGACTTCCTCATCGCCGAAGCCGCGCTTCTCGACGAGTGGAAGCTCGATCGGTGGCTCGAGTTGTTCGTACCGGGTGCGTCGATGCAGGTCCCCACGACCGATCAATGGGCATTGGGGCCCGACGCCGCAGGCTATTTCGTCGCGGACGACTGGGATCTGATCCAGGCGCGTGTCAAACGTCTCAAGAGCAGGAAGGCACACGCGGAGAACCCGCATTCGCGCACCACCCGGCTCGTCGGGAACGTGAGAGTGCTCGAGCAGTCGGGTGACGCCGTGCGTGTCGCAGCCAACTTCGTCATCCACAGGTTCCGCGACGGACACGGTTTCACCTATGCGGGTCGCTACGACCACACCTTGGAGGTCGGCGACTCGGGGCTGCGTTTCGTGCTCCGTCGTGCCGTCCTGACCAACGAGGCGATGGCTCCCGGCGCACGGCTCAGCTTCATCGTCTGATCCCGCCCGCACGAACCCGGCCGCACGGGCCGTCGACGACAACGGGGTTCCCGGAGACACATCTCCGGGAACCCCGTTGCTCACGTCCAGGCGGGGAAGTCCTTCTTCCGGATCAGGCAGTGCACTCCCTTGACGTCGTCGACGACCTGGCTCACGGCGAGGTCACCGGCGGCACTCAGATAGAGATACGCGACCGACGGCGGAACCTCCGCCACCTCACCGAGGATCCTGATGGCCTCACGGACGCACTTCTTCACCGCTTCGTCCAGATCCCGGTCCATGCCGATCGCGATCCAGTGCTCCGAGGTCTCACCGAACGGCCCGCTCAGAGCTCCTGTCGATGCGAATGCCTCGTCCGGTGTGAGAACGGTGAGCCGTACCGTCGTGCGCAGGGATGCCTCCAGCGCCGTCAGGGAGACCTCGCCGTTGCCCTGCGCGAAGTGCGGATCGCCCATGTAGTAGCCGGCGCCGTCGACCTG
This window contains:
- a CDS encoding aromatic ring-hydroxylating oxygenase subunit alpha; amino-acid sequence: MTAILPGVGAAPDADRLEVGNSLVVQDWEALTFRVHRRAYRDEEIFAREREKIWGRTWLYLGHESEIPEPGDFKTRSLGGRPLIFVRDSHGTVQAYLNACPHRGTILCREPEGRAKNFQCFYHAWTFRNSGELAALPDKDAYPQDSAFVESLSLRRVPRLGIHEGFVFVAFTQEVPDLLDHLGAAADYMSMTASIGPEGMTTLPGVQKYSVKGNWKLAVENAMDGYHFAPTHNTFVGYLRETGFAVTDHDQHAHDLGNGHGLLVLTGHNGRIGMVWEPRFGDTEKERIVGKRAEMEARLGTERAAQVADASKILFVFPNLLLFDLEALTIRQLEPVGPGQTDVRAWQFVEIGEPDEVRALRLKTMASFVGPGGLATPDDIEAYEAVQRGIVATADVSAYAEFGDSDLDWSDMSRGMADDLEGPSGRSVDEGAMRSFWRHWSRRIGPVASVDAGNAEGTTA
- a CDS encoding aromatic-ring-hydroxylating dioxygenase subunit beta, translated to MTLMETTPGTAQSSDAGAPVVSRAEVEDFLIAEAALLDEWKLDRWLELFVPGASMQVPTTDQWALGPDAAGYFVADDWDLIQARVKRLKSRKAHAENPHSRTTRLVGNVRVLEQSGDAVRVAANFVIHRFRDGHGFTYAGRYDHTLEVGDSGLRFVLRRAVLTNEAMAPGARLSFIV